One genomic segment of Mycolicibacterium chubuense NBB4 includes these proteins:
- a CDS encoding SDR family NAD(P)-dependent oxidoreductase: MTDLTAYGPWAVIAGGSEGVGAEFAVLLAQAGVNLVLVARAPAPLERTAARCAQFGVETRFVATDLIDGADAVIAATADVEVGLLIYNAGANTCSEEFLDGGLADFGRVIDLNVTAMLALVQHYGRPMRERRRGGILLVGSMAGYLGSVRHTVYGGVKAFSRIFAESLWLELRPHGVHVLELVLGVTRTPAMERAGLNFDVPGLRVAEPADVAAEGLARLPHGPVHIAGGNDADVARRNDPDRAKVVLGTHRFMQRLLDG; encoded by the coding sequence GTGACGGATCTGACGGCCTACGGGCCCTGGGCAGTGATCGCGGGCGGCTCCGAGGGCGTCGGCGCGGAATTCGCCGTACTGCTGGCGCAGGCGGGCGTGAACCTGGTGCTCGTGGCACGGGCACCGGCTCCACTGGAGCGGACGGCGGCGCGGTGCGCGCAGTTCGGCGTCGAGACACGGTTCGTGGCAACGGATTTGATCGACGGCGCGGACGCGGTGATCGCGGCGACGGCGGACGTCGAGGTCGGTCTGCTGATCTACAACGCCGGGGCCAACACGTGCAGCGAGGAGTTCCTCGACGGCGGGCTCGCTGATTTCGGCCGGGTGATCGACCTCAACGTCACCGCGATGCTCGCCCTGGTGCAGCATTACGGCCGTCCGATGCGGGAGCGCCGCCGCGGCGGCATCCTGCTGGTCGGCTCGATGGCCGGCTACCTGGGCTCGGTCCGGCACACCGTCTACGGCGGGGTGAAGGCGTTCAGCCGGATCTTCGCGGAAAGCCTCTGGCTGGAGCTGAGGCCGCACGGCGTGCACGTACTCGAACTGGTGCTGGGGGTGACCCGCACGCCTGCGATGGAGCGCGCCGGACTGAACTTCGACGTGCCCGGTCTGCGGGTGGCCGAACCGGCGGACGTCGCCGCCGAGGGGTTGGCCAGACTGCCTCACGGCCCCGTCCACATCGCCGGCGGCAACGACGCCGACGTGGCGCGGCGCAACGATCCCGACCGCGCGAAAGTGGTGCTCGGCACGCACCGGTTCATGCAGCGCCTGCTCGACGGGTAG
- a CDS encoding nuclear transport factor 2 family protein — protein sequence MDERLAELERRLARIEDERAIERMIARYGPLVDAGAADAAAELWADDGSYEVEGWTMRSRADVAAMVRSPEHQSLIGTGCCHFLGPAVVTVDGDHAVAVCESVLLVHRGGRFVPARAGANHFELHRTDGRWQITARTTRALDGAAEARRLLADGATR from the coding sequence GTGGATGAGCGACTGGCCGAACTGGAGCGGCGACTTGCACGCATCGAGGACGAACGCGCGATCGAACGGATGATCGCCCGCTACGGACCGTTGGTGGATGCCGGTGCGGCCGACGCCGCCGCAGAGCTGTGGGCCGACGACGGCAGCTACGAGGTCGAGGGCTGGACGATGCGCAGTCGCGCTGACGTGGCCGCCATGGTGCGCTCGCCGGAACACCAGAGCTTGATCGGCACCGGCTGCTGCCACTTCCTCGGCCCGGCGGTCGTGACCGTCGACGGCGACCACGCGGTGGCGGTGTGCGAGTCGGTGCTCCTCGTGCACCGCGGCGGACGATTCGTGCCTGCGCGGGCCGGCGCGAATCACTTCGAGTTGCACCGCACAGACGGCCGGTGGCAGATCACCGCGCGCACCACCCGGGCACTCGACGGCGCAGCCGAAGCGCGGCGGCTCCTCGCCGACGGCGCCACACGTTGA
- a CDS encoding transglutaminase family protein has product MTSRAYEITHRTQYTYSDVVTSSYGRGFLTPRDSARQRCLFHEVTIDPEAADSSTSRDAYGNLSTYFHVTQRHRRLSITSRSIVEVDRPAPDRYDGSSSRAPWEIARPVGPGGALAAEFTLDLQPPEITDGVRAYAAPSFVAGRPLIDVLRDLTARIHADFTYRSGSTTVSTQVSEVLAAREGVCQDFARLAIACLRANGLAASYVSGYLATDPPPGKERMVGVDATHAWASVWTPQGLWLGLDPTNDQMVDERYVTVGFGRDYADIPPLRGIIYTDSESSAIDVSVDVAPYEGGMSHA; this is encoded by the coding sequence GTGACCAGCCGGGCTTACGAAATCACCCACCGCACGCAGTACACATACTCCGACGTGGTCACCAGTTCCTACGGTCGTGGCTTCCTCACCCCCAGGGACTCGGCCCGCCAACGCTGCCTGTTCCACGAAGTGACCATCGACCCGGAGGCGGCCGACAGCTCCACCAGCCGCGACGCGTACGGCAACCTCAGTACGTATTTCCACGTCACGCAACGGCATCGCAGGCTGAGCATCACCAGCCGGTCGATCGTCGAGGTGGACCGGCCGGCGCCGGACCGCTACGACGGCTCCTCGTCGCGTGCGCCGTGGGAGATCGCCCGTCCCGTCGGGCCCGGCGGGGCGCTCGCCGCCGAGTTCACCCTCGATCTGCAACCGCCCGAGATCACCGACGGCGTCCGCGCCTATGCCGCACCGAGTTTTGTCGCGGGCCGACCGCTGATCGACGTGCTGCGTGACCTGACCGCGAGGATCCACGCCGACTTCACCTACCGGTCCGGGTCGACCACGGTGTCGACCCAGGTGAGCGAGGTTTTGGCGGCGCGGGAAGGGGTATGTCAGGACTTCGCGCGGCTAGCGATCGCCTGCCTGCGTGCCAACGGTCTGGCAGCCAGCTACGTTTCCGGGTACCTGGCCACGGACCCTCCCCCTGGGAAGGAACGCATGGTGGGCGTCGACGCGACACACGCATGGGCATCGGTGTGGACGCCGCAGGGCCTGTGGTTGGGGCTGGACCCGACCAACGATCAAATGGTCGACGAGCGTTACGTCACGGTCGGTTTCGGACGCGACTACGCCGACATCCCGCCGCTGCGCGGCATCATCTACACCGACTCGGAGAGCAGCGCCATCGATGTCTCCGTCGACGTGGCGCCCTACGAAGGAGGGATGTCGCATGCGTGA
- a CDS encoding zinc-binding metallopeptidase family protein — protein sequence MRDFTCPNCGQRLAFENSVCLNCGSSLGFSLDDMALLVIAPPEESEHAGAVDESRFQLCANMHLAECNWLVEKGPIAKLCVSCALTRTRPNDADTIALAAFAAAERAKRRLIAELHELKLPIVGRDEDPQFGLAFDLLSSQFEKVFTGHHNGVITLDLAEGDDVHREQLRVSMDEPYRTLLGHFRHEIGHYYFYRLVSTSRDYLTRFNELFGDPDLDYQAALDRHYSEGAPPGWENEHVSSYATMHPAEDWAETFAHYLHIRDTLDTAAAFGFAPATATYDRRVLGPSGFDTLIEMWLPLSWALNMVNRSMGRDDLYPFVLPPAVLEKMRFLHAVLDEITSDPKKLAEVGAPSPEQKQQLG from the coding sequence ATGCGTGACTTCACCTGTCCCAATTGCGGTCAGCGTCTGGCCTTCGAGAATTCGGTGTGCCTGAATTGCGGTAGCTCGCTCGGGTTTTCGCTCGACGACATGGCACTGCTGGTGATCGCGCCGCCCGAAGAGAGCGAACACGCCGGCGCGGTCGACGAGAGCCGCTTCCAATTGTGCGCGAACATGCATCTGGCCGAATGCAATTGGCTGGTCGAAAAGGGGCCGATCGCCAAGCTGTGTGTGTCGTGTGCGTTGACCCGCACCAGGCCCAACGATGCCGACACGATCGCGCTGGCGGCGTTCGCGGCGGCGGAGCGGGCGAAGCGCCGGTTGATCGCCGAGCTGCACGAACTCAAGCTCCCGATCGTCGGGCGCGACGAGGACCCGCAGTTCGGCCTGGCGTTCGACTTGCTGTCCAGTCAGTTCGAGAAGGTGTTCACCGGCCACCACAACGGCGTGATCACGCTGGATCTGGCCGAGGGCGACGATGTGCACCGCGAGCAGTTGCGCGTCTCGATGGACGAGCCGTACCGCACGCTGCTGGGGCATTTCCGCCACGAGATCGGCCACTACTACTTCTACCGTCTGGTCAGCACGTCACGGGACTACCTGACTCGGTTCAACGAACTGTTCGGCGACCCCGATCTGGACTATCAGGCGGCGCTGGACCGCCACTACAGCGAGGGCGCCCCGCCGGGGTGGGAGAACGAGCACGTCTCGTCCTACGCCACCATGCATCCCGCCGAGGACTGGGCCGAGACGTTCGCGCACTACCTGCACATCCGGGACACGCTCGACACCGCCGCGGCGTTCGGCTTCGCGCCGGCCACCGCGACCTACGATCGACGAGTTCTGGGGCCCAGCGGGTTCGACACGCTCATCGAGATGTGGTTGCCGCTGTCCTGGGCGCTGAACATGGTCAATCGATCGATGGGCAGGGATGACCTGTACCCGTTCGTGCTTCCGCCCGCGGTGCTGGAGAAGATGCGGTTCCTCCACGCCGTCCTCGACGAGATCACCTCGGACCCGAAGAAACTCGCCGAGGTCGGCGCGCCCTCCCCGGAGCAGAAGCAACAGCTCGGTTGA